ATCAAAAATTGTAAAAAAGGGAGAAAGCATTTTTGAGGAAGGTGAAAAATTGAACGGGGTTTTTTGCGTTCGAAGTGGCGTTTCTAAACTGTCTAAGTTAAGCGCCAATGGGAAAGACCAAATTGTTAAATTAGCAACAAAGGGTCAAGTGCTTGGTCAGCGATCGGTTATTTCGGAAGAAGTATCTAATTTAAGCGCAAAAGCAGTGGAAGATATGGAGGTTTGTTTTATACCAAAGGAAGAAATAGTACACACCTTAAATACCAATCCTAATTTTGCTGTTGAGGTTTTAAGGCATATGGCTCACGATTTGAAAGAAGCAGATGACGTGATTGTTAACATGTCACAAAAAACAGTAAAACAACGTGTTGCTGAAGCTTTTTTGTACATGAAAAAAAATTTTGGAGTGGACGACAAAGGCTTTCTACTTTTAACATTGTCTAGAGAAGATATAGCAAGTGTTGTAGGAACTGCAACAGAATCTTGTATCAGAATTATTTCTGAATTCAAAAAGGAAAAGTATATTAAAACTTCTGGAAAACAAATTGGTATTATCAATGAAAAGGCGCTACAAGATATGATTGAGTTTTAAAAATTTTAAATTCACCTTTTAAGGTAAAGAATAGATAAGAATAAATTTTGCTTTACAGTTTGTCAGTCATAAAGTACTTCCCTTTTTTATACTTAAGCATCTAGCTTTTTTTTGCCAATAAACAAGTACTCCTTTTCCCTTATCTTTTCAAGGTATTTTCATAAGCTGATAATTATCATAGTTTTAAGAAGCCTCATCCGCTAGTTTTACACTTTATTATAAAAAAAAACAGCGCGATGAAAAACATATTAATACCCACTGATTTTTCTAAAAATGCATGGAATGCTGTTACTTATGCCATTGCATTGTACGACAATGAGGATTGTAATTTTTACTTGCTAAATACCTATACGCCTAGCATATCAAACAGCCGATTCATGGCTTCTATGGCTTATGACGAAGCTGAAATAGTACAAAATTGCTCCAAAGAAGGGCTAAATCATCTACTTCTTAAGATTAAAGCCAATTACCACAACCCTAAACATAATTTCACTACAATTTCGTCCTTCAATTTGCTGGTTGACGAAGTTAAAGAAATCATAGAACAACATACTATTGAGATGGTTATTTTAGGTTCTAAAGGAGCCTCTGGGTTGGCTGAAGTTTTTATGGGAAGTAATGCCGTACGCATT
The sequence above is drawn from the Cellulophaga sp. Hel_I_12 genome and encodes:
- a CDS encoding Crp/Fnr family transcriptional regulator, whose protein sequence is MKDGIETRCEQCIVRQFNSLRAMSKEELKKVSDSKTSKIVKKGESIFEEGEKLNGVFCVRSGVSKLSKLSANGKDQIVKLATKGQVLGQRSVISEEVSNLSAKAVEDMEVCFIPKEEIVHTLNTNPNFAVEVLRHMAHDLKEADDVIVNMSQKTVKQRVAEAFLYMKKNFGVDDKGFLLLTLSREDIASVVGTATESCIRIISEFKKEKYIKTSGKQIGIINEKALQDMIEF